Sequence from the Fulvivirga ligni genome:
CTCCCATGTCATCATTTCCGGGCAATCCGCTGGCTCGGTTAGTATATTGCTCTCTGATGATTCTTCTTACTAATGCCTGCGTTTTCCATGGTTGATCGACCCAATTGTAAATCCAAGGCACCTGAAAATCAGGCTCATTACCAGCAGCAAACCACTCTTGATGATAGTTAGCGTTAAGCTTCATAAAAAACTCATCAAGACGTTGAGCAGCATAGTCTTTTCCTCCGATGGTGTCGATCAAGGTCTCCAGATTTTGTGGCACCATCCAAAAGTAGTTTTTGAAACTGGCTTCTCTCCAATCATCTCTCTGGTTCTTCCAGCTGCCATCAGCATTTCTGGATTGCAGCCAGTTAGTCTTAGGGTTGTAAAGGTTTTTCCAATACTGTGAATGGCTTAAAAATAGATCATAGGCTTTTTGATCATTTAAGGCCTGCTTGGCAAACTGTGCAATAGCAAAGTCAGAAAGGTTATATTCCAGGCTCATAGAAGCCTGTGTGTAGCCCAGCTTGAGATATTCATCCAGATGAGGTCTTGTTTCAACTCCTTGTGATCTTGTGCCTGGCTCTAGTGCACTCTTTTTCATTATCTCAAAGGCCGCCTGATGATCAAAGTCCTGAGCACCAAAAGCATAGGCATTGGCTACAAGCGCAGATGTAGGATCGCCTTGCATGATGCCCGTCTCAAAATTATTGAGCACCCATCTTGGCCAGCCACCACCCGATCTCTGGGCAAATAGTATATGAGATTTAATGATGTCACTGGTCTCTTCAGGAGCCAGCATGCTAATCAGCTGTGTCTGTGTTCTGTAGGTGTCCCAATTGCTGAATCCGGTATAATATGTGAAACCTTCAGCCTTGTGAATCTGGCCATCAGAGCCTATATATTCGCCGTTAACATCGTTAAATATGTTAGGGTGATTGAACACGTGGTATAATGCTGAGTAAAACTGAACCTCTTTATCTTTCGAGGCTCCGGTGGCCTGTATTCTGCCAAGGTATCCGTTCCATGCAGTTTCAGCATTGTTTTTTACCTCATCAAAGTCCCAACTGGTATTTTCAGTTTTTAGATTCTCCTTAGCATTCGCTAGCGAAACGTAAGAAATACCTATTTTGTAATTGATTGATTTACTTTTAGAAACATCAAAGGTGAAATAAACCCCTGAATTAGAGCCATTTGCTGCTTTACTGTCAGGCGATAGTTGTCCATCTTTCCAGGTGCCGCTCTTTAAAGGTTCCTTCTCAAATTCTGCATAGAAATAAAGGATGTAAGGAGTTCTAAAACCGCAAAACTGACCACCTTCAGCCTTTCCTTCAAAGCTGTTTCCGTTTATTTTTACTTCAGAAATATTCAGGTCATTAGCGTTAATTCCTGTACCGATGATCACTGTTCCTTTATCACTATTTTGACTATAGGAAAAACGGGCCATACCACTTCTTGGTGTTACAGTCAGTTCTGCCGTAACATTATTTTTTAAGGCAGCCTTATAATAACCAGCATGTGCCTCCTGCACCTCAATCTGCGGTTCAAGGTTCATCATGTCTACCGGTGAGGCAGTGAGATCGCCAGCAAGGGGTAGCGTAGGACAATTACCCATATGCCCACAGCCAGCTCCGCTCATTTGGTTAATGACAAAGCCTTTCTGCGGATTGAAAAAGGTAGTCGTAAACTGTGCCATTCCCATCGGATACATGGCGCCTGGGAAGGTATAGCCTGCTTCTAAATATTGCTCATGAATACCATGCCCCTTCCCTTGCGAACCAATGGTGGAATTCACCAACTGAGCATAATTTGGCGTGCTACCAGATGCTGTAGTAGTAGACGAGTCGCTGGCTTGCGGTGTTTGACAACTGCTCAACAAAAGAGGCAGAACAAGCAACAAGGCCAGGCCGGCAAGAAGCCTCTCCGAAATGTGATTACTGAATTTTTTAATATGCATTTATCAACGGTTTAAACTGATTTTTAATGGAAATAAAGAGGCCGTACATTGCAGACGACCTCTTTTCAAAACTAGAATAAAAAACAAAACCCTAACATCTAGTGTGTTATTTATTAGTAGAGACGGAATAAGGCTGATCCTCATCATTGATGCCTCTATTTTTATTAGGCTGAGCAGACATGTTCAGGTGTAATGTTCCTCCTTTCACAATGTCCTCATAAGTAATATAGTTCTTAGTGTATGTTTTGCCATTCAGGCTGGCTGAGTTGATGTAGACATTCTCCTTTCTGTTGTTGGAGGCATCGATCACGAACTTTTTACCATCTTCCAAAGTCAGGGTGATCTTCTCGAACATCGGGCTACCCAGCACATACTGATCCGTTCCCGGGCAAACACTGTAAAAGCCCATGGCACTTAAGATGTACCATGAAGACATGCCGCCCTGATCTTCATCACCAGGATAGCCTTTCTCTGTACCGCTGTAGAGCTGGCTCATGATTTTCCTTACTCTTGACTGGGTTTTCCAGGGCTGACCCACAAAGCTATAGAGGTAAGGAACATGCTGCACTGGCTGATTACCATGAGCGTACTGCCCCATATTGGCCGCCTCCATCTCACGCATTTCATGGATCACCTGACCATAATGGCCCACGTCATAAACTGACTCCATGGTGAAGAAGGTATCCAGCTTATGAATGAACTTATCTCTGCCTCCCATGAGATCCACCAGGCCATCTACATCATGAAATACTGACCATGAATATTGCCAGGCATTGGCTTCGGTAAATGGATTACCCCAGGCAATTGGATTGAACTCTTCAGGTACCCATTCACCCGTGATCTTGCGACCTCTCATAAAGCCCACTTCATTATCATAAATGTTTTTATAATTGTACATCTGACGTGAGAAAATCTGCATATAGTACTCATTACCAATAGATTTAGCCATGTTATAGGCACACCAGTCGTCATAGGAATATTCTAAAGTTTTGGCAGCACTCTCTCCTACTTCAGGATAAGGAATGTAGCCTAATTCAAACCATTCTTTGTGGGCTTCTCTACCATTTGAGCCACCCCATGGACCTTTGTTGGTCACTTCATGGAAATAGGCCTTTAGGGCTTCCTCAGGATCAAAACCTCCGACCCCTTTAATGTGAGCATCGGCCAGTAAGCTGATGGCATGGTTGCCGATCATGATGCCTGACATTCCAGGGCATGACCAGGTGGGTAAGAAACCACTTTGCTGCTGTGCATCCAACAGGGATTGCATATAGCGCGCTTGCATGGTGGGGTGCAGTAAGTTGCTTAGCGGAAATTGTGCTCTGAAAGTATCCCAAAAGCCATTATCTGTGTACATGTAGCCATCATGAATCTTGCCATCGTATGGACTGAAATAGTAAGGCTTGCCTTGCTCATTGATCTCAAAAAAACGATGAGAAAAGAGGTTCGCTCTGAATAAACAAGAATAGAAAGTGGCTTTATCTTCTTCT
This genomic interval carries:
- a CDS encoding GH92 family glycosyl hydrolase — its product is MHIKKFSNHISERLLAGLALLLVLPLLLSSCQTPQASDSSTTTASGSTPNYAQLVNSTIGSQGKGHGIHEQYLEAGYTFPGAMYPMGMAQFTTTFFNPQKGFVINQMSGAGCGHMGNCPTLPLAGDLTASPVDMMNLEPQIEVQEAHAGYYKAALKNNVTAELTVTPRSGMARFSYSQNSDKGTVIIGTGINANDLNISEVKINGNSFEGKAEGGQFCGFRTPYILYFYAEFEKEPLKSGTWKDGQLSPDSKAANGSNSGVYFTFDVSKSKSINYKIGISYVSLANAKENLKTENTSWDFDEVKNNAETAWNGYLGRIQATGASKDKEVQFYSALYHVFNHPNIFNDVNGEYIGSDGQIHKAEGFTYYTGFSNWDTYRTQTQLISMLAPEETSDIIKSHILFAQRSGGGWPRWVLNNFETGIMQGDPTSALVANAYAFGAQDFDHQAAFEIMKKSALEPGTRSQGVETRPHLDEYLKLGYTQASMSLEYNLSDFAIAQFAKQALNDQKAYDLFLSHSQYWKNLYNPKTNWLQSRNADGSWKNQRDDWREASFKNYFWMVPQNLETLIDTIGGKDYAAQRLDEFFMKLNANYHQEWFAAGNEPDFQVPWIYNWVDQPWKTQALVRRIIREQYTNRASGLPGNDDMGAMGAFYVFANIGIYPVIPGVGGFSLNNPSFEKIVVKLGSGNTLTILGGSEQNEYTQSLQWNGNTYDQTWISWDEIKKGGTLNYSLGSEPNKSWGLEAEPPSYN
- a CDS encoding GH92 family glycosyl hydrolase, encoding MRVFIISTLMLIGLAAQAQDLVNYVNTLQGTESDPGFSYGNTYPTVAVPFPVHSFSAQTGKNGDGWKYQYSKTTIRGFQQVHQCSPWVNDYATFSLMPVLGELKVNEDERATGFTHDKEIAKPHYYKVDLDNGVRAEISPSERSGHMRFTFPKGQEAYLVFDGYTKQSSVQIHSKERKITGWVHNGLLIPVNFKCYFEIVFDKPFKAYGTWENRENTIQKGQTSAEGDGKGAYIEFKPGTTVQVKIASSYISPEQAVLTMRQEVGNDKSLDVTKKKAADKWNKLMSRVKVEGGSEEDKATFYSCLFRANLFSHRFFEINEQGKPYYFSPYDGKIHDGYMYTDNGFWDTFRAQFPLSNLLHPTMQARYMQSLLDAQQQSGFLPTWSCPGMSGIMIGNHAISLLADAHIKGVGGFDPEEALKAYFHEVTNKGPWGGSNGREAHKEWFELGYIPYPEVGESAAKTLEYSYDDWCAYNMAKSIGNEYYMQIFSRQMYNYKNIYDNEVGFMRGRKITGEWVPEEFNPIAWGNPFTEANAWQYSWSVFHDVDGLVDLMGGRDKFIHKLDTFFTMESVYDVGHYGQVIHEMREMEAANMGQYAHGNQPVQHVPYLYSFVGQPWKTQSRVRKIMSQLYSGTEKGYPGDEDQGGMSSWYILSAMGFYSVCPGTDQYVLGSPMFEKITLTLEDGKKFVIDASNNRKENVYINSASLNGKTYTKNYITYEDIVKGGTLHLNMSAQPNKNRGINDEDQPYSVSTNK